A stretch of DNA from Nocardioides sp. Arc9.136:
GGGCGACGGCGAGGTCGCGCTGACCGCTATGGAGGGGTCGCTGCGCGCGACGCTCCGGCTGACGGTGCTCCCGCGGGGCAGCCGAAAGGTGCCGCGGCAGGCGTTCGACCACCCGTTCGCCGAGACGCCCGACTTCTGGCTGCCGATCGGCCTCTCCGACGCCGACGGGCCCGAGGGCGGCACGAACGCCACCAGCCTGGACCTGGCCATGAAGGACGCCGTGCAGCAGGCCCTCGCGTTCCTGGTCGAGGAGAAGGGCATGGCCGGCCCGGTGGCCTACGCCTACCTGTCCGCGGCGACGGACTTCCAGGTCTCCCAGGTGGTCGACCGCACCACCGGCATCCACGCCCTGATCCGGAAGGCCGACTTCGGCTGAGGGGCCTGCGGGTGGCCGCCGCGCGGTCACCGGGTGGGTCCTAGGGTGATCCCGTGACCGACCAGCCGACGACCGTCACCACCGTCGCCGAGGGCGTCGCCCGCATCGCCTGGTCCGCCGGGGAGCCGGTCGACGTCGTACGCCGCGAGGTGGCGGCGGCCCTCGTCGGCCACGCCCGCGTGGAGGCCCTGGTCGACCCCGTCGACGAGGACGCCCAGCGCACCGCCACCTGGTCGGGCATGCGCCGCGAGGGGGTGATGCGCGGGGTGACCGTGGAGGGCAAGCCGGTCGACCGGATCGTCTACGCCCGGCTCGCGACCGACGTGCCCACCTCCGAGCCGGAGGGGTTCCGGGCCCTGCTCAACTCCTTCCTGCCGCGCAAGCGCGCCATCGGGCAGATGCTCCTGCGCGACCACGACGACCGCGTGCTGCTGTGCCAGCTGACCTACAAGCAGGACTGGGACCTGCCCGGCGGCGTCGTCGAGGTCGGCGAGTCGCCCCAGGTGGCCGTGGGCCGCGAGGTCGAGGAGGAGCTCGGCCTCCAGGTCCCCACCGGTCCCCTGCTGCTCACCGACTGGCTGCCGCCGTGGAGCGGCTGGGACGACGCGCTGTGCCTGGTCTTCGACGGTGGCGTCCACGACGCCTCGATCACCGACCGGATCGTCAAGCAGGCCCGCGAGATCCGATCCGCGGAGTTCTGCACCCTCGAGGAGGCCGACCGGCTCTGCGCGGACTTCACCGCCCGCCGGCTGCGCTCGGCCGTCGCCAACCTCGGCGGGGGCCCGGCGTACACCGAGTCCGGGCGCGGCTGACGCTCCTCCTCACCGCCTCGTGCTGCTGAGCGCGCGCTCCGGCGCTCGCTGGGCATCACGAGGCGGGCGGGCCGCCGTCCGCGGCCGCCGCAGCGCGACCAGGACCCCGCCGACCAGCAGCAGGCCGCCCGCGCTCTCCGCGGCGTTCGGTGCCTGACCCAGCAGCGCCCATGCCGAGGCCGTCGCGACGACCGGTGCGAGCAGCACCCACGGGACCACCGCGGCCGAGGGGTTGCGGCCGAGCAGCGTGTTGAACACGCCGTACCCCACGAGCGAGGCCAGCCCGGCGGTGTAGACGGTCGAGACGGCGGCCTGCCAGCCGAAGGCGGCGAGCCCGTCCACGACCGCTGTCGGGCCGTCGACCAGCAGGGAGAGGGCCACGAGCGGCACCGGGACGACCACGGCCGACCAGACGGTCAGCCCGAGGCCGCCCGGCACGCCCGACGCGCGGGAGACGACGTTGCCGATACCCCAGGAGAGGGCGCCGAGCAGGCAGAGCGCCAGCGCCGTGAGCGGCACGTGCCCGCCGCGCCCGACCGAGACCACCACCAGGCCGAGCGTCCCGAGCAGGACCCCGGCGACCTGGGCGGTGGTCGGCCGCTCGCGCAGCACCCCGGCGGCGATCACGATCGTGAACACCACCTGCGCCTGGAGCACCAGGGCGGCGAGCCCCGGCGGCAGGCCGGCGGCCATCGCGACGTACAGGAAGCCGAACTGGCCCAGCGACATCGTCGCCCCGACCAGCGCCAGCGTGCGCCAGGACACCTGCGGGCGCCGCACGACCAGGACGGCCGGCACCAGCACGAGCAGGAACCGCACCGCGCAGAAGAGCAGGGGCGGGACGTCGCCCATCCCCCAGTCGATGACGACGAAGTTGAAGCCCCACACCGAGGCGACCAGGGCGGCGAGGAGGCTGTCGCGGCGGTTCACCGGACCAGTCTCGGCACTCGCGACCGTGAAGCACCAGCGACGTGTTGCTCCGGATTATCGGTACGGTCCCTTCATGATCGACCTCACCGCCCTCGCGTCGCTCCGCGCCGTCGCCACGCACGGCTCGGTCGTGGCGGCCGCCGACGCCCTCGGTTTCACCCCCAGCGCGGTCTCCCAGCAGGTCAAGCGGCTCGAGCGGCAGACGGGGGTGCCGCTGCTCGAGCGGGTGGGGCGCGGGGTGGTGCTGTCCCGGCACGGCCGGCACCTGGTCGAGGAGGGCGGCCGGCTGCTCGCCGACCTCGAGCAGCTCGAGGCGGGCCTCCACCGCGGCGCCGGCGCGGTGGCGGGGCGGCTGCGGATGACGGCGTTCTCGACCGCCGTGCGGGGGCTCGTCGCCCCGCGGCTGCGCGTGCTCATCGACGCCCACCCCGACCTGGAGGTGTCGCTGCACGAGTGCGAGCCCTGGGACTCGGTGGACCTGGTCTCCACCGGCCGCGCGGACCTCGGCGTCGTCCACCGCTGGGGCGACGTGCCCCTCGCGGTCCCCGACCACCTCGTGACGACGTCGGTCGCCACCGACGTCGCGGACGTCGTCGTGCACCGCGACCACCCCCTCGCCACGCGGGGCGTCGTCACCCCGCACGACCTGCTGGAGGAGGACTGGGTCGCGACGCCGGAGGGGACGATCTGCCGCCAGTGGCTGCACCGGATGTACGACGGCACCGGCCGCTTGCCGAGGATCGCGCACCAGTCGATGGAGTTCGACTCCCACCTCGCGCTGGTCCGCGCGCGGCTCGGCATCGCCCTGGTCCCCCGCCTGGGCCGTCAGCCGCTCGGGACCGACCTCGTGGCCGTGACGGCCGCGGAACCGGTCCCCACACGCGACGTCGTCGCCCTGCACCGGCGCAGCATGACCGACTCCCCCGCCGTCGCCGCGGTGCTCGCGGCGCTCCGCGACTGAGCCGGCTGACTCTCGTGCGTGGTCCTGACGTGGTGGGTGCGCCAGGATCACGCACCAGTGACCCGGCAGTCCTCGCAGGGGACGAGGCGACCCGGCCAGCCACCCCGCTGCAGCAGGGCAGCGACGGCAGCGGCCGTCCGGCACGCGTCGTCGAGGACCTGGGCGTGGCCGAGGCGGACCGTCCGCCGGTCCCGCCGTACCGCGACGTCGAGGTCCCGCTCCAGGTCCCGTCGACGGGCTGACGGCACGGCGTGCTGCCGCCCGTCCAGCTCCACCACCAGGCCCCACGCGGGGTGGTCGACATCGCGGTACGCCGTGCGGGCGCCGGCGGCGTCGCGCACCTGCCGGCTCCCGGCCGGCAGGCCGTGGCGTCGCTCGACCCGGTGGAGGTACTCCCGCTCGAGTACCGAGCAGGCGCCGAGGGCGAGGTCGTCGAGCAGCTCGAGCAGGAGCCCGCGCCGCCTCACCCGCGGCCTCGAGCGCACCTCGGCGGCCAGCCGCGCGGGTGTCGTGCGGCGCGTGTGGCACAGGTCTGCCAGCAGTGTGTAGGCGTCGGCAGCACTCGGGCACCGCAGCGCCTCCTCGATCGCCGCGTCCTCCAGCCGCAGCCGCGGCGGCGACGACAGCGGGTCGATCCGCGCCGCGAGACGCGTGGTCCGGTGGGCCACCACGCCGTCGACCGGTCGCACCGTCCGCCGAGCGTCCACGGCCACCTCGATCGGCGCCCGCCCCGGGGGGGGCTGGCAGGGCGGAGCGGCGGGTCAGCGCCGCAGGCTCGTGGACCAGGACAGCGGTCCAGGCCCGCTGGTCCCAGGTCAGCGGCCCGGTGTGGTCCACGAAGACCCCCGGGTGCACGCGACTCAGCTCGCGGCGGCGCAGCATCCGCTCGAGGTCGTGCGGCCTGAAGCCCAGCCCTTCGAGCTGCCGCCGCGAGACCACGCCGTCCTGGACGAAGCGCAGCAGGTGCGCGAGTCCCGTCCGATCCGGCTCCGTCCCCACGGACGCCGATGCTGCCGCTGCCCGCCGGCGCGCGCCACCGCCGGAGACGGAGCCTGTGGAGGACCGCTCAGAACAGCGCGGAGGCGAGCGCCTGGCGGCCGCGGACGACCCGCGGGTCGTCGTTGCCGACCGCGGCGAAGAGGCCGAGGAGGTGCTCGCGGGCGGCGTTCCGCTCGTCACCGGAGGTACGCCGCACCAGCTCGACGAGACGGGCGAAGGCGTCCTCGACGTGCCCGCCGAGCATGTCGAGGTCGGCGACGAGCGTCTGGGCGTCGACGTCGTCGGGGTTCGCCGCACCGGCCGCGCGCGCCTCGTTGAGGTCGACTCCCTGGGTGCGCTGGAGCACCTTGGCCATCGCCAGCCCGGCGGCGGCCTCGGCATCGGCCGGGTTGGCGTCGACGAGCTTCTGGTACTCCGCGACCGCCCGGTCGATGTCGCCCTCGCCCAGGGCGTCCTGCGCGGCGGCGTACCGCGGGTCGACCGGCGGCTCCTCCGCGCCGTCGTCGGGGCCGGCGACGGCGTGGAGCGGCTGGTGCCGGCCGGTCATGCCCTGCGCGGTGAGCTGCTGCATGACCTGGGTCAGCGCGGCGCGCAGCTCCTCGATCGGCACGGCGTCCTGCAGCAGCGGCGCGGGCCGGCCGTCGAGCACGGCGACCACGAGCGGGATCGAGGGGATCTGCATCGCCTGGGCGATCTGCGGGGCGGCGTCGATGTCGACCAGGCCGGCCAGGAAGCGGCCCTCGAACTCACCGGAGACGACCGCGAGGTCGTCGGCGAGCTGACCGCTCTCCGGCATCCGGGTGCGGGAGTAGAAGACCAGGAGGACCGGCGCGGTCATCGAGGACTCGATGACGGTCTGGAAGTTCTGCTCGGTCACGTCGACGGCGTACGACGAGCCGCCGGCCGCCGCGGTCGGGGCACCGCCGGTGGGCGCACCGGTGGCGGGCGCACCGGGTCCGCCCGGCCCGGCGGGAGGTGCGGACGGGGCGGGTCGCTTCAACGCCGAGAGGTCGATGGCGCCCGGGCGCGAGAACGGCTGCTGCGTCATGGGCGCAATCCTAGAGAGGACCCGCCAGCCCGAGCTCGACCGCCTCCTCGCGGAGCTCCTCGCGGACGCTCGGGTGCGCGGCGTGCTCGATCAGGCGACGGGCCTGCTCGCGCTGGTCGTGGCCGAAGACCTCCGCGACGCCCTGCTCGGTGACGACCGCGCTCATCTGGAACGACGTCACCGGCTCGTCGACCAGCGGCACGATCGTGGACACGTCCGCGCGCGGGTGCCACGAGCGCAGCGCGATGACGGCCTGCCCGCCGGGGCTGTGCAGCGCGCCGACGATGAAGTCGGTCTGGCCGCCGAACCCGGAGTGGATCCGCGCCCGGATCCGCGAGGCGTTCGCCTGGCCGAACAGGTCCACCTGCAGGGCGGTGTTGACGCTGACCATCGCCTGGTTGCGCGCGATCCGCCCGGGGTCGTTGGTGGTCTCGGTGCGCGCCATCGCGATCCGCCCGTTGCCGTCGACCCAGTCGATGAGCTCCTCGGAGCCGAAGAGGAACGAGGCGGTGATCGGCACCGTCTCGTCCAGCGCCCCGGCCCGCTCGAGGGCCAGCACCGAGTCGGAGAACATCTCGGTCCAGATCCGCAGGCCCCGGCGGCCCACCAGGCCGCGCATCGTCGCGTCCGGCACCGCGCCGATGCCCGCCTGCAGCGTCGCCCCGTCCCCCACCCGCTCGGCGACCAGGGCGCCGATCCGCGCGGAGTCCTCGTCGATGGGCAGCACCGGAGCGTGCACCAGCGGCTCGTCGGCCTCCACCATCACGTCGACGAGCGACTCGTCGAGCTCGGCGTCGCCGTAGGTCCACGGCAGGTGGTCGTTGACCTGCGCGACGACCAGCCCGCCGCGCGCCCGCGCCGCCTCGATGGCGGCGGGCAGCACGTTGACCTCGGTGCCGAGGGAGACCCTGCCGCCGCGCGGCCGCGTGGTGTGCACCAGCACGAGGTCCGGCGGCATCGCGCCGGCGAACAGCGTCGGCACCATCGAGAGGCGTGAGGGCACGTAGCTCAACCGGGGGCTGCGCCGCTGGCCCGGCCCCACGAACGACGACTCGAGCACGACGCCGTCCCGGTCGGGCAGGCCCGGCTGGCCGTTGAGCGCCCACAGCCGGTACGCCGGTAGCGCGGCGTCGAGCAGGCGCAGGGTGTGCCACGGCGTCGCGTGGTTGCCGCTGACGACGACGCGGGGGTTCTCGGGCAGGCGGCGCAGGGCGGTCGTGAGGTCCACGTGCCCCATCCCAGCAGACGGCCGGGAGCCCCGGGGGTCAGCCCACGCGCGGGCCGCGGAGCCCCGAGCGCTGCACGACCCGCTGGATCGCGAGGTCGCGCTGCACCGGCCGCCCGACGTACCGGATGTCGCGCAGGCCCTGGTCCTGCGCCGCGGACTCGAAGCAGAAGTGGCCGAAGCCGAGGATCCGCCCGTGCAGCGGCCGCACGACGGTGATGTCGAGGATCCGGTGCAGCGGCATGGTGGCGAGCTTGGTCGAGAGCACCCCGTGCACCCGGAAGACCCGCATGTTGGTGATCACGAACCGGTCGCGGTGCTCGCGCAGGGCACCCCAGCCGGCGTGGAGGGAGAGGCCGAGGGCGAGCAGCAGCGCGAACCCGGCGAGGTCGATGTGGATGACCGGCACGAAGGCGAGCACGGCGACCGCGAGCAGCCCTTCGAGCATCGGGACGGTGTAGGCGGCCCAGTGGTGGCGCACCTCGTCGACGATGACCTCGCCCTCCTCGCGCAGGAGGTGGCGGCCGATGTCGGGCCCGCCGAGCGGCCGGGGCTGGTGCACCGTCGGCTCAGAGCTCGTCGACGAAGCGGATCACGGCGTCGAACAGGTTCCCGGTCCAGTCGACCAGCTGCCCACCGAGCGACCCGCCGGCGTCGGCGAGGCCGCTGGGGTCGGTGAACATCCAGAAGCCCAGGAAGACGACGACCAGGACCAGCACCAGCTTCTGCATCTGCGTTCCACCTAAAGACGACCGAGTCAGGACATGGCTCGGCGCGATCCTCCCCGACCCCCGCGCGACGGCGGAGGAGGCGCGCCGGTCACGAGCCGCGGGTCACGCGTGCTGCGGCGAGGCGCCGGCCTGCTGGAGCAGCCGGTCGGCGGCCGCCCACGGGTCGGTCTCCCCCGCGGCCACGGCGGCGGCGAGCTCGTCGAGCCCGGCGCGGCCGGCCCGTCCGCCCAGGCCCGCCCAGGTGCGGCGCATCGAGGCCAGGGCGATCGCCTCGACCTCGGCCCGCGCCCGGCGCGTACGACGCTGCTGCAGCTCGCCGGTCTCCCGCAGCCAGGCGTGGTGCCGCTCGATCTCCACGACGAGCTCGGTCAGCCCCTCGCCGGCCTGGGCGACCGTCTTGACGATCGGCGGCGCCCACCCGTCCTCCGGCCGGTCCGCGAGGGCGACCATCGAGCGCAGGTCGCGCCGCACCTGGTCGGCCCCGTCGCGGTCGGCCTTGTTCACGACGTACACGTCGCCGACCTCGAGGATCCCGGCCTTGGCGGCCTGGATGCCGTCGCCCATCCCCGGTGCGAGCAGGACGAGCGTGGTGTCGGCGAGGCCGGCGACCTCGACCTCGCTCTGCCCGACGCCGACGGTCTCGACCACGACCACGTCGCAGCCGGCGGCGTCGAGCACCCGTACCGCCTGCGGGGTCGACCAGGCGAGACCGCCGAGGTGGCCGCGCGAGGCCATCGACCGGATGTAGACGTCCTTGTCACCGGCGTGGTCCTGCATCCGGATCCGGTCGCCGAGCAGCGCCCCGCCGGAGAACGGCGAGGACGGGTCCACGGCCAGGACCCCGACCCGCTTGCCCGCCGAGCGCAGCTCGCGCACGAGGGCGTTGGTCGTCGTCGACTTGCCGACGCCGGGCGCGCCGGTGAGGCCGAGCACCTGCGCCCGGCCGGTGTGCGGCGCGAGCGCCGCCGTGACCTCGCGCAGGCGCGGGGACTCGTCCTCGACGAGGGAGATCAGGCGTGCGACGGCCCGGGCCTCGCCGGCGCGTGCGCGCTCGACGAGGCCCGGGACGTCCGCCTCGGTGCGAGGTGGCACTACTTCTTCGGGACTCGCACGATCAGCGCGTCGCCCTGGCCACCGCCACCACAGAGGGCGGCCGCGCCGACGCCGCCGCCGCGACGCTGGAGCTCCAGGGCCAGGTGCAGCACGACGCGGGTC
This window harbors:
- a CDS encoding NUDIX hydrolase — its product is MTDQPTTVTTVAEGVARIAWSAGEPVDVVRREVAAALVGHARVEALVDPVDEDAQRTATWSGMRREGVMRGVTVEGKPVDRIVYARLATDVPTSEPEGFRALLNSFLPRKRAIGQMLLRDHDDRVLLCQLTYKQDWDLPGGVVEVGESPQVAVGREVEEELGLQVPTGPLLLTDWLPPWSGWDDALCLVFDGGVHDASITDRIVKQAREIRSAEFCTLEEADRLCADFTARRLRSAVANLGGGPAYTESGRG
- a CDS encoding EamA family transporter, which codes for MNRRDSLLAALVASVWGFNFVVIDWGMGDVPPLLFCAVRFLLVLVPAVLVVRRPQVSWRTLALVGATMSLGQFGFLYVAMAAGLPPGLAALVLQAQVVFTIVIAAGVLRERPTTAQVAGVLLGTLGLVVVSVGRGGHVPLTALALCLLGALSWGIGNVVSRASGVPGGLGLTVWSAVVVPVPLVALSLLVDGPTAVVDGLAAFGWQAAVSTVYTAGLASLVGYGVFNTLLGRNPSAAVVPWVLLAPVVATASAWALLGQAPNAAESAGGLLLVGGVLVALRRPRTAARPPRDAQRAPERALSSTRR
- a CDS encoding LysR family transcriptional regulator, producing the protein MIDLTALASLRAVATHGSVVAAADALGFTPSAVSQQVKRLERQTGVPLLERVGRGVVLSRHGRHLVEEGGRLLADLEQLEAGLHRGAGAVAGRLRMTAFSTAVRGLVAPRLRVLIDAHPDLEVSLHECEPWDSVDLVSTGRADLGVVHRWGDVPLAVPDHLVTTSVATDVADVVVHRDHPLATRGVVTPHDLLEEDWVATPEGTICRQWLHRMYDGTGRLPRIAHQSMEFDSHLALVRARLGIALVPRLGRQPLGTDLVAVTAAEPVPTRDVVALHRRSMTDSPAVAAVLAALRD
- a CDS encoding co-chaperone YbbN — its product is MTQQPFSRPGAIDLSALKRPAPSAPPAGPGGPGAPATGAPTGGAPTAAAGGSSYAVDVTEQNFQTVIESSMTAPVLLVFYSRTRMPESGQLADDLAVVSGEFEGRFLAGLVDIDAAPQIAQAMQIPSIPLVVAVLDGRPAPLLQDAVPIEELRAALTQVMQQLTAQGMTGRHQPLHAVAGPDDGAEEPPVDPRYAAAQDALGEGDIDRAVAEYQKLVDANPADAEAAAGLAMAKVLQRTQGVDLNEARAAGAANPDDVDAQTLVADLDMLGGHVEDAFARLVELVRRTSGDERNAAREHLLGLFAAVGNDDPRVVRGRQALASALF
- a CDS encoding acetyl-CoA hydrolase/transferase family protein, whose protein sequence is MDLTTALRRLPENPRVVVSGNHATPWHTLRLLDAALPAYRLWALNGQPGLPDRDGVVLESSFVGPGQRRSPRLSYVPSRLSMVPTLFAGAMPPDLVLVHTTRPRGGRVSLGTEVNVLPAAIEAARARGGLVVAQVNDHLPWTYGDAELDESLVDVMVEADEPLVHAPVLPIDEDSARIGALVAERVGDGATLQAGIGAVPDATMRGLVGRRGLRIWTEMFSDSVLALERAGALDETVPITASFLFGSEELIDWVDGNGRIAMARTETTNDPGRIARNQAMVSVNTALQVDLFGQANASRIRARIHSGFGGQTDFIVGALHSPGGQAVIALRSWHPRADVSTIVPLVDEPVTSFQMSAVVTEQGVAEVFGHDQREQARRLIEHAAHPSVREELREEAVELGLAGPL
- a CDS encoding PH domain-containing protein; translated protein: MHQPRPLGGPDIGRHLLREEGEVIVDEVRHHWAAYTVPMLEGLLAVAVLAFVPVIHIDLAGFALLLALGLSLHAGWGALREHRDRFVITNMRVFRVHGVLSTKLATMPLHRILDITVVRPLHGRILGFGHFCFESAAQDQGLRDIRYVGRPVQRDLAIQRVVQRSGLRGPRVG
- the meaB gene encoding methylmalonyl Co-A mutase-associated GTPase MeaB, whose protein sequence is MPPRTEADVPGLVERARAGEARAVARLISLVEDESPRLREVTAALAPHTGRAQVLGLTGAPGVGKSTTTNALVRELRSAGKRVGVLAVDPSSPFSGGALLGDRIRMQDHAGDKDVYIRSMASRGHLGGLAWSTPQAVRVLDAAGCDVVVVETVGVGQSEVEVAGLADTTLVLLAPGMGDGIQAAKAGILEVGDVYVVNKADRDGADQVRRDLRSMVALADRPEDGWAPPIVKTVAQAGEGLTELVVEIERHHAWLRETGELQQRRTRRARAEVEAIALASMRRTWAGLGGRAGRAGLDELAAAVAAGETDPWAAADRLLQQAGASPQHA